Within the Catalinimonas niigatensis genome, the region CAACTCATGCGTTTTCTCTCCACTTCTCTCAGTATCATACGCATGGACATATACATTAATCCCCTCTTGCTTTAAATCTTCGGCAGCCATTTTGATACCCTTGTATAAATCCAGAATAAACTGATTTCCCTGCTGGCGCGCATCAGGTGACAGGTTTTTATGCAAAAAAGGTAAGAGTACTGCTACTTGGTATGCTTCCTTTTTTACGGAGGCTTCTTTACTTACGGCTCCCAAGCTTGCCATATCAATATCAAATGCTTGAACTAGTGAATCCATCAGCAGCCGCTCATCAGCGTCATAGAGCATAACAGACATGTTCTTTACCAGTTGCTCTGCTACCATCATATCCGTTGGATATTGCTTCAACATGCGTTTTAATTCTTCTGAAGTTGCCTGCTCCAGAAAATATTCTTTCATTACTGCTACATCTTCCTTGAGCTCAGTACTCAATTGGCTCTTTTTAATTTCCTCCACCAGGCCCATAGCCTGATTATAGTCACCCATTCTGAAGTAGGTGTTGGCCAGCCAATAATTAATTTCTCCTAGTTTATCCCATTTAGAGTGTTTGCTGATAATTTGCAGAAACATATTTTTGGCCAGATCATACTGACCGCTTTTTAAAGCAGATAAGCCAAAATAATAAGAAGCATATTCTACATAAGGATTACTTTGTTCCTGTCTGCTTAGCGGTCTAAATATTTCTATGGCCTGTTCGTACTTTCTCTGTTCGTACAAGCGCTTCCCCTGTTCATAGCGGTCTCTCAAAGAAGCACCTTCCTGAGTTGTCTGCGCCTGTACAGAAAATGATAACAAGCAAAAAATGCAAATACACCTGATCATCATGCTTTTCATATAAAAGAGTATAAATAAATAACTATTCCCATTCGATTGTAGCAGGAGGTTTTGAACTGATATCATACACTACCCTGTTCACTCCTTTCACGTTATTGATAATCTCATTGGATACATCACTTAAAAATTCATAAGGTAAGTGGCTCCAGTCAGCTGTCATACCATCAACGCTACTTACCGCTCTAAGACTTACAACGCCTTCGTAGGTTCTTTCGTCTCCCATTACTCCAACAGATTGTATAGGCAAAAGGATTGCACCTGCCTGCCAAACCTGATCATAGAGGTTTTCTTGTTTCAGCTTAGCAATAAAAATATGATCTACTTCCTGTAAAACTCTTACCTTTTCGGCAGTAATATCACCCAAAATCCGGATAGCTAAGCCTGGCCCCGGAAAAGGATGCCGTTGCAGGATATTATCGGGCACTTCCAATGTTTTGCCTACTACCCTTACTTCATCTTTGAAGAGCGCCTTAAGAGGCTCAATAACTTTAAGATGCATTTTTTCGGGCAAGCCTCCTACATTATGATGCGACTTAATGGTAGCTGAAGGACCTTTTACAGAAACAGACTCTATAACATCAGGATAGATGGTTCCCTGTCCCAGCCATTTGACCCCCTGAATTTTATGGGCTTCTACATCAAATATTTCAATAAATACCCTGCCAATCGCTTTTCTTTTCTCTTCAGGATCAGAAATACCCGCTAATGCCTCATAAAACTCATTGTGGGCATCTACTCCTTTCACGTTCAACCCCAGATCTTTATAAGAAGCCAGCACATCCTGATACTCATTTTTGCGAAGCAGACCGTTGTCTACAAATATACAATGCAAGTTTTTGCCAATGGCTCTGTGTAGCAAAGTGGCAGCCACTGAAGAATCTACCCCTCCCGAAAGACCAAGTACCACTTTATCATCCTGTAAAGTTTCCTGCAACGAAGCTACTGTGGTTTCTACAAAAATGTCGGGAGTCCAATCTTGTGAACACTTACAGATATGAACCACAAAGTTTCGGAGCACTGTCTTTCCTTCCAGCGAGTGGGTGACTTCAGGATGAAACTGAATCCCATAGGTTTCCTGCCCTTTGATTTTGTAAGCAGCCACCGCCACAGTAGGTGTTCCGGCAATTACTTCAAAATCTTCCGGTACACTGGCAATGGTATCTCCATGAGACATCCACACCTGCGAATACTGAGTAAGCTCTTTGAGCAAACCTTTGTGGGTATCAATCTTACTCAGCTTGGCCCTGCCATATTCACGGATACGGGAAGGCACTACCTCTCCACCATGTTTCTCAGCAATCAACTGCGCTCCATAGCATATGCCCAACACCGGAAGTTTTCCCAGATAAGCCTGTAAATCAATATGAGGAGCTCCTTCATCTTTGACTGAACAGGGGCTACCTGAAAGTATCAACCCTTTTATCTGGCCTTCCAGGCTATCCAAGCTGGGAAGATGGTTAAACGGATGTATTTCACAATACACATTCAGCTCTCTTACCCTACGCGCAATGAGCTGCGTATACTGAGAACCGAAATCGATGATAAGTATCATTTCTGACATATGGCAAAATTATAATAAATTCCCTATAACCTAAATCACTCGCTCAGTATTCATTAAAGATCAATGCAAGGATGGTGGATTACTTTCATCAGCCTGCTCATCCACTTCCTGCAAACCTGATACGCCTCCCGATACGATGAATTTCATGATATCTGAACTGGTGGCTGTGTTTATGGGCACTACATATTTGGCTGGAACAATGTATAAATTTCCTGAAAAGTTATAGGAGTGAGGCAAATATACTGCTACCTGACCCACGAGTCCGAGTTGAGATAAATCTTTTTGGGTTATGAATCCTGGTTTTTGAATAACAAATTCCGGGTTCATAGTTACCAGTACTGGTTGGTTAAATTTTTTCTTATCACCAACAAAAGCTGAGATTAAGTCTTTTAGCGATGTATAAATGATATTGATGAGCGGCACTTTTACCAGTACTTCTTCTAACAGGTTAAAAATAGGACCTGCCAATAGTGTTGACGCGAGATAACCTATTAGTGTAATGAAAGCAAGAATAGTTAGCATGCCTAGGCCTGGTACCTGGAAAGGGATCAAGCTATCCAACCAAGAGATCGCCAGGATGATAATATACATCGTCAGGGCAATAGGGACGATAAAGAGAAGCCCACGAAAAAAATAGGAAATAAAGCGGTTCATAGCTTTGAGGTCACTTGTGGTTAAAATAAAAAAAGGTCTTACACTAATTAATGTAAAACCCTTCTGAAAGATAATATCGGTTTGTGTTTCTTAAATAGCTATTCCTACGAAGGATAAGAAAGCAATACCCATTAATCCTGTAATTAACATCGTTATTCCTAATCCTTTCAATCCATCAGGTACATTAGAATACTTTAATCTCTCACGAATGGCCGCTAGTGCGACAATGGCGAGCAACCACCCAATACCTGAACTAAATCCATATACTGTAGCTTCTACAAACGTAAAATCTCTCTGCACCATGAAAAGAGCACCTCCTAAGATGGCACAGTTTACTGCGATTAGGGGAAGGAAAATTCCCAGAGTTCCATATAATGCAGGGGAGACTTTTTCTATCACCATTTCTACTAACTGTACCATAGCAGCGATTACGGCAATAAACATGATAAAGCGCAGAAAGCTAAGATCTATGGTAGCAAATTGTTCTCCTGCCCAGCTTAACGCTCCTTCTTTCAACACGAATTCCTGTAAAACCCAATTGACAGGTACGATGATCGTCAGTACAAATACCACTGCTGCACCCAGACCTACGGCAGTAGATACTTTTTTAGAGACAGCCAAATAAGAACACATACCCAAAAAATAGGCAAGCACCATGTTTTCTATAAAAATTGCCTTGATGCCAATGTTTATTAAATCCATAATAATTAAGATTTCTCTGTTTATCTCTGTTTATCTTTCTACGTAGCCAGTCATACTACGCTGTATCCAAATGATCATTCCCA harbors:
- the guaA gene encoding glutamine-hydrolyzing GMP synthase; amino-acid sequence: MSEMILIIDFGSQYTQLIARRVRELNVYCEIHPFNHLPSLDSLEGQIKGLILSGSPCSVKDEGAPHIDLQAYLGKLPVLGICYGAQLIAEKHGGEVVPSRIREYGRAKLSKIDTHKGLLKELTQYSQVWMSHGDTIASVPEDFEVIAGTPTVAVAAYKIKGQETYGIQFHPEVTHSLEGKTVLRNFVVHICKCSQDWTPDIFVETTVASLQETLQDDKVVLGLSGGVDSSVAATLLHRAIGKNLHCIFVDNGLLRKNEYQDVLASYKDLGLNVKGVDAHNEFYEALAGISDPEEKRKAIGRVFIEIFDVEAHKIQGVKWLGQGTIYPDVIESVSVKGPSATIKSHHNVGGLPEKMHLKVIEPLKALFKDEVRVVGKTLEVPDNILQRHPFPGPGLAIRILGDITAEKVRVLQEVDHIFIAKLKQENLYDQVWQAGAILLPIQSVGVMGDERTYEGVVSLRAVSSVDGMTADWSHLPYEFLSDVSNEIINNVKGVNRVVYDISSKPPATIEWE
- a CDS encoding DUF502 domain-containing protein, which encodes MNRFISYFFRGLLFIVPIALTMYIIILAISWLDSLIPFQVPGLGMLTILAFITLIGYLASTLLAGPIFNLLEEVLVKVPLINIIYTSLKDLISAFVGDKKKFNQPVLVTMNPEFVIQKPGFITQKDLSQLGLVGQVAVYLPHSYNFSGNLYIVPAKYVVPINTATSSDIMKFIVSGGVSGLQEVDEQADESNPPSLH
- the nqrE gene encoding NADH:ubiquinone reductase (Na(+)-transporting) subunit E; its protein translation is MDLINIGIKAIFIENMVLAYFLGMCSYLAVSKKVSTAVGLGAAVVFVLTIIVPVNWVLQEFVLKEGALSWAGEQFATIDLSFLRFIMFIAVIAAMVQLVEMVIEKVSPALYGTLGIFLPLIAVNCAILGGALFMVQRDFTFVEATVYGFSSGIGWLLAIVALAAIRERLKYSNVPDGLKGLGITMLITGLMGIAFLSFVGIAI